A single window of Eucalyptus grandis isolate ANBG69807.140 chromosome 1, ASM1654582v1, whole genome shotgun sequence DNA harbors:
- the LOC108958842 gene encoding receptor-like protein EIX2 yields MSFDCSILDLSHNLISGPLPTNIGEMHLETLYLNNNSINGTIPSFLCQEGLFDLNLGNNKLFGSIPDCWTGLTLSHLTLSFNELSGVFPSSIGSLQGLSTLHLNGNNLNGELPLAMGSCTSLIILDLGENNFSGNIPTWFNDSFFYLQILRLRNNSFSGSIPPQLCSLSLLQILDMAMNNLTGTIPSCLGDIYGMKSPYQNFRPDIEWSKEHVVEIMKGRYNEYTKIDLQLVVNLDLSVNNLTGSIPEELTFLSNMHGLNLSHNLLSGDIPISIGDMMSLESLDLSNNHLSGAIPQSISSLTYLSHLNLSHNNFKGQIPKGNQIQTLDNPSIYAGNPLLCGDLLRRECPGSKAPQVPKISHPKDTHGEEKLEEALFYVVIMFGAATGFWGFFGVLRFKKDWRRAYFSFVDQAINKVHVAIAVKVANWKRLRQSRSA; encoded by the coding sequence ATGTCTTTTGACTGTTCCATTTTAGATCTCTCCCACAACTTGATCTCCGGACCTCTTCCAACCAATATTGGTGAGATGCACCTAGAGACTCTGTATCTCAATAATAACAGTATCAATGGCACGATACCATCATTTTTATGTCAAGAGGGTTTGTTTGATCTAAATCTTGGCAATAATAAGCTATTCGGCAGTATTCCCGATTGTTGGACGGGTTTGACTTTGTCTCACTTGACTTTGTCATTCAACGAGTTGTCTGGAGTATTTCCAAGCTCGATCGGATCCTTACAAGGACTTTCAACCCTACACTTGAATGGAAACAATCTCAATGGGGAGCTCCCTCTGGCTATGGGTAGTTGCACAAGTTTGATAATTTTAGATCTTGGAGAGAATAACTTTTCCGGAAATATTCCGACATGGTTCAACGATAGCTTTTTCTACTTGCAGATCTTGAGGCTACGAAATAATAGTTTTAGTGGCAGCATTCCTCCGCAGCTTTGCTCACTCTCATTATTACAAATATTGGATATGGCAATGAACAATTTGACCGGAACGATCCCATCTTGTCTTGGCGATATATATGGCATGAAAAGTCCATATCAAAACTTTCGACCTGATATAGAGTGGAGTAAAGAACATGTGGTTGAGATCATGAAGGGAAGATATAATGAATACACAAAAATTGATCTGCAACTTGTGGTCAATTTAGATTTGTCAGTCAACAACTTGACTGGGTCGATTCCCGAAGAACTTACTTTCCTCTCGAACATGCATGGTTTGAACTTGTCACACAACTTGCTCTCTGGAGACATTCCCATTAGCATCGGGGACATGATGTCACTGGAGTCTCTTGATCTTTCCAACAATCACCTCTCAGGAGCAATTCCTCAGAGCATTTCATCATTGACATATCTAAGCCACCTCAACCTATCACACAACAACTTTAAGGGGCAGATTCCAAAAGGCAATCAAATCCAAACCCTCGACAATCCTTCCATTTATGCGGGCAATCCTTTACTATGTGGTGATCTTTTGAGAAGAGAATGCCCTGGTTCTAAGGCACCTCAAGTACCGAAAATCTCTCATCCTAAAGATACACATGGAGAAGAAAAGCTTGAAGAGGCCTTGTTCTACGTGGTCATAATGTTTGGAGCTGCGACTGGGTTTTGGGGCTTTTTTGGAGTTCTGCGGTTCAAGAAGGACTGGAGGCGTGCATATTTCAGCTTTGTGGATCAAGCAATAAATAAGGTACATGTGGCTATAGCGGTGAAGGTCGCAAATTGGAAGAGACTGAGACAATCAAGAAGTGCTTAA